A genomic stretch from Phycisphaerae bacterium includes:
- a CDS encoding YdeI/OmpD-associated family protein translates to MANNTSIKSTKVGRPLTTSNGGDSKTNSTIHFRATLLKPKATGNTVAWTFLTLPKEASAKLPSRGQVTVEGTLNGRPLRATLEPDGQGGHWLKVDRKMRETAGAEAGDVVTLEIAPVAEEPEPKVPTDLRKALAAAPPKAREAWSDITPAARRDFIHWINSGKKAETRVKRIATACDMLAKGKRRPCCFDRSGMYSNSLSCPVADDEASAR, encoded by the coding sequence ATGGCCAACAACACGTCCATCAAGTCAACGAAGGTCGGTCGCCCCCTTACAACAAGCAACGGCGGCGATTCCAAGACCAATTCCACGATCCATTTCCGTGCGACACTCCTCAAACCGAAGGCGACCGGGAATACCGTCGCGTGGACCTTTCTGACCCTGCCTAAAGAAGCCAGTGCGAAACTTCCGTCGCGGGGACAGGTGACCGTGGAAGGCACGCTCAATGGCCGCCCCCTTCGAGCCACGCTCGAGCCGGACGGCCAAGGCGGCCACTGGCTCAAAGTGGACCGCAAAATGCGCGAAACCGCGGGCGCGGAGGCGGGAGACGTCGTCACGCTGGAAATCGCGCCGGTGGCGGAGGAACCGGAACCGAAAGTGCCGACTGATCTGCGGAAGGCGCTCGCGGCCGCCCCGCCGAAGGCGCGGGAGGCGTGGTCGGACATCACGCCGGCCGCGCGACGGGACTTCATTCACTGGATCAATTCGGGCAAAAAGGCGGAGACTCGCGTGAAACGCATCGCGACGGCCTGCGACATGCTCGCCAAGGGGAAGCGACGCCCCTGCTGCTTCGATCGGTCGGGGATGTATAGCAACAGCCTGAGCTGCCCTGTCGCCGATGACGAGGCAAGTGCTCGATGA
- a CDS encoding DUF1801 domain-containing protein — protein sequence MHKDILAYNAAQSTGDKRICDALAKAIDRHLPDAENKIWHRHPVWFLDGNPIVGYSKLKDCIRLLFWSGQSFDERGLETEGSFKAAEARYTSVDQIVAKDLKRWLEKSIEIQWDYKNIVKRKGRLVRLKKVASMARES from the coding sequence ATTCACAAAGACATTCTCGCGTACAACGCGGCCCAATCGACCGGCGACAAGCGCATCTGTGACGCCCTCGCCAAGGCCATCGATCGACACCTGCCCGACGCGGAGAACAAGATCTGGCACCGGCACCCGGTCTGGTTCCTCGACGGGAACCCGATTGTCGGCTACAGCAAGCTCAAGGACTGCATCCGCCTCCTGTTCTGGAGCGGCCAATCCTTCGATGAGCGTGGTCTGGAGACCGAGGGCAGTTTCAAGGCCGCCGAAGCGAGGTACACGTCTGTCGATCAGATTGTCGCCAAGGACCTCAAAAGGTGGCTCGAGAAGTCGATCGAGATTCAGTGGGACTACAAGAACATCGTGAAGCGCAAGGGCAGGCTTGTACGATTGAAGAAAGTCGCGAGTATGGCGCGCGAGTCCTGA
- a CDS encoding FKBP-type peptidyl-prolyl cis-trans isomerase produces the protein MSKSGIKIIEDSTGSGAVLRSTDRVRILYDMQLSHGDFLVQEQWDTIALDDRNIIAGLRYGIEGMREGGMRKFKASPHLCYGDKELDRIPKNAALIVTIKSVKIEA, from the coding sequence ATGTCCAAGTCTGGCATAAAGATCATCGAGGATTCGACTGGTTCAGGCGCAGTTCTCCGATCGACGGATCGAGTGCGCATTCTGTACGACATGCAACTGAGTCACGGAGACTTCCTGGTTCAAGAGCAGTGGGACACGATTGCTCTCGACGATCGCAACATCATCGCCGGCCTCAGGTATGGCATAGAGGGAATGCGTGAAGGTGGTATGCGGAAATTCAAGGCGTCGCCTCATCTTTGCTACGGCGACAAAGAACTTGATCGCATTCCTAAGAACGCTGCCTTGATCGTGACCATCAAGTCGGTAAAGATCGAAGCGTGA
- a CDS encoding DUF3750 domain-containing protein — MALGLCGCDAGFYPDQNLFVPLEVLARSDEAVVRLYTAPVPLIGLVDVHTWFVVKRAEARQFDRWESWAVVIPPEGFIIKNREEPEGDLAGFGGVRVLAELRGPAATPIIDFLETRAEEYPCVSVYVVLGPNSNTWTQWVLDQVGWPVELPPTAIGKDAACP, encoded by the coding sequence TTGGCTCTTGGCCTCTGTGGCTGTGACGCGGGATTCTACCCGGACCAGAATCTGTTTGTGCCGCTGGAGGTGCTGGCCCGTTCGGACGAGGCCGTCGTCAGGCTCTACACCGCCCCGGTCCCGCTCATTGGGCTGGTCGATGTCCACACGTGGTTCGTCGTGAAACGGGCGGAGGCTCGTCAATTCGATCGCTGGGAATCGTGGGCCGTGGTCATCCCGCCGGAGGGATTCATCATCAAAAACCGTGAGGAGCCGGAGGGCGATCTGGCGGGCTTCGGCGGAGTCCGGGTGCTGGCGGAGCTGCGCGGGCCGGCGGCGACGCCGATCATCGACTTCCTCGAGACGCGGGCCGAGGAGTACCCGTGCGTCAGCGTGTATGTCGTCTTGGGCCCCAACAGCAACACCTGGACGCAGTGGGTGCTGGATCAGGTGGGCTGGCCGGTCGAACTGCCGCCCACGGCGATCGGGAAAGACGCGGCGTGTCCTTGA
- a CDS encoding cysteine synthase family protein, with translation MSTLLQSVSTPTVVDTLTALIGRTPLLEIRYRLKGSPRRLYAKYEVMNMTGSVKDRMAAHIIRRAYESGELQPNNTIVEASSGNTGISFAAIGRALSHPVRIYMPNWMSQERVHLMQNFGAEVVPVSREQGGFLGSIKMAEEFAQATPRAFLPRQFDNPANIEAHEFTTGPEIEEQLLEFGMQADAFVAGVGTGGTVMGVGRYLRRNGRNVRVHPLEPANSPTLRTGCKAGKHRIQGISDEFIPSIVNLKELDDIVDVWDGDAILMAQLICRSLGLGVGISAGANLVGAIGLVEALGSDATVVTVLSDSNKKYLSTDLCREEPVRDDYWTPRVQFECLRAVR, from the coding sequence ATGAGCACCCTCCTGCAATCCGTCTCGACCCCCACCGTTGTCGACACCCTCACCGCCCTGATCGGCCGCACGCCGCTCCTGGAGATCCGCTACCGCCTTAAGGGCTCCCCGCGCCGCCTGTACGCCAAGTACGAAGTCATGAACATGACGGGGAGTGTGAAAGACCGCATGGCCGCCCACATCATCCGGCGGGCCTACGAATCCGGCGAGTTGCAGCCCAATAACACGATCGTCGAAGCTTCGAGTGGGAATACCGGCATCTCCTTCGCAGCGATCGGCCGCGCCCTGAGCCACCCTGTACGCATTTACATGCCCAACTGGATGAGCCAGGAGCGCGTGCACCTGATGCAGAACTTCGGCGCGGAGGTCGTGCCGGTCTCTCGCGAGCAGGGCGGCTTCCTCGGCTCGATCAAGATGGCCGAGGAATTTGCCCAGGCGACGCCCCGTGCCTTCCTGCCGAGGCAATTCGACAATCCCGCCAACATCGAAGCCCACGAATTCACTACCGGCCCGGAGATCGAAGAACAACTCCTCGAGTTCGGCATGCAGGCCGACGCCTTCGTGGCCGGTGTGGGTACGGGTGGCACCGTCATGGGCGTCGGCCGTTACCTTCGACGAAACGGTCGAAATGTTCGCGTGCATCCGCTGGAGCCGGCCAACTCACCCACGCTTCGCACCGGTTGCAAGGCCGGCAAACATCGCATCCAGGGAATCTCCGACGAGTTTATTCCATCCATCGTGAATCTCAAGGAATTGGACGACATTGTGGACGTGTGGGACGGCGACGCCATCCTCATGGCCCAGTTGATCTGTCGATCTCTGGGCCTTGGCGTAGGCATCTCGGCCGGCGCGAACCTGGTCGGTGCAATAGGGTTGGTGGAGGCTCTCGGTTCCGACGCCACCGTCGTGACCGTCCTGAGCGACTCGAATAAGAAGTATCTTTCGACCGATCTGTGCCGCGAGGAGCCCGTCCGCGACGACTACTGGACGCCCAGGGTGCAATTCGAATGCCTCCGCGCCGTTCGATAA